A genomic region of Ictidomys tridecemlineatus isolate mIctTri1 chromosome 10, mIctTri1.hap1, whole genome shotgun sequence contains the following coding sequences:
- the Grid2ip gene encoding delphilin isoform X2 translates to MGKDQGFSRHFRIFIPKKHRARFDEVVSQGLLGKLCRARRAQGAQRLRRSRSEERPERLLVSTRASAPPRRPDEPPPRKAASLVGGRAGPGGARRTVRVYKGNKSFGFTLRGHGPVWIESVLPGSPADNAALKSGDRILFLNGLDMRNCSHDKVVSMLQGSGAMPTLVVEEGLVPFASDSDSMDSPNPSSALTSLQWVAEILPSSIRVQGRTFSQQLEHLLTPPERYGVCRALESFFQHRNIDTLIVDVYPVLDTPAKQVLWQFIYQLLTYEEQELCQEKIACFLGYTAMTEPESSLDLEPTPEPTPEPTPEPQPRSSVRASSMCRRSLRSQGLESSLSCGPSDCPEMPLPLIPGERQAGDGTSLPETPNPKMMSAVYAELESRLNSSFKGKMGSVSKSRASPPGPSLAGTAGPRTLSGVSWPSERLLPSPCYDPLCSGGLASPSSSESHPYASLDSSRAPSPQPGPGPIHPDSPPSPDPARPPSRRKLFTFSRPVRSRDTDHFLDVLSEQLGPRVIVDDFLTPENDYEEMSFHDDQGSFVTNERSSASECLSSSEEGSSLTYSSISDHIPPPPLSPPPPPPLPFHDPKPSSRTSDSTRGPTQALTKPLTQLGHPVPPPPPPPLPPPVPCAPPMLSRGLGHRRSETSHMSVKRLRWEQVENSEGTIWGQLGEDSDYDKLSDMVKYLDLELHFGTQKPTKPVPGPEPFRKKEVVEILSHKKAYNTSILLAHLKLSPAELRQVLMSMEPRRLEPAHLAQLLLFAPDADEEQRYQAFREAPGRLSEPDQFVLQMLSVPEYKTRLRSLHFQATLQEKTEEIRGSLECLRQASLELKNSRKLAKILEFVLAMGNYLNDGQPKTNKTTGFKINFLTELNSTKTVDGKSTFLHILAKSLSQHFPELLGFAQDLPTVPLAAKVNQRALTGDLADLHGTISEIQAACQTMSPSSEDRFAVVMASFLETAQPALRALDGLQREAMEELSKALAFFGEDSKATTSEAFFGIFAEFMSKFERALSDLQAGEGPRSSGMASPLAW, encoded by the exons ATGGGGAAGGACCAGGGCTTCTCTCGGCACTTTAG GATCTTCATCCCCAAGAAGCACCGAGCGCGCTTCGACGAGGTGGTGTCACAGGGCCTGCTGGGCAAGTTGTGCCGCGCCCGCCGGGCGCAGGGCGCGCAGCGGCTGCGGCGGAGCCGCAGTGAGGAGAGACCCGAGCGCCTCCTGGTGTCCACGCGCGCCAGCGCCCCGCCGCGCCGCCCGGACGAACCGCCGCCGCGCAAGGCTGCCTCGCTGGTGGGAGGCCGCGCAGGCCCTGGGGGAGCGCGCAG gACTGTCCGAGTCTACAAGGGCAACAAGAGTTTTGGCTTCACGCTGCGTGGCCACGGGCCAGTCTGGATTGAGTCCGTCCTTCCTG GCAGCCCAGCTGATAATGCAGCCCTCAAATCAGGCGACCGGATCCTCTTCCTCAATGGACTGGACATGAG GAACTGCTCCCATGACAAGGTGGTGTCCATGCTACAGGGCAGTGGCGCAATGCCCACGCTGGTGGTGGAAGAAGGGCTTGTCCCATTCGCTAGCG ACTCCGATTCTATGGATTCCCCTAACCCGTCATCAGCGCTCACCTCCCTGCAGTGGGTGGCCGAGATCCTGCCTTCCAGCATCCGGGTCCAAGGGAGAACCTTCAGCCAGCAGCTGGAGCACCTGCTCACGCCTCCTGAGCGTTATGGGGTCTGCCGGGCCCTTGAGAGCTTCTTCCAGCACAG GAACATTGATACCCTCATAGTGGATGTCTACCCTGTGTTGGACACACCTGCCAAGCAGGTCCTTTGGCAGTTCATCTACCAGCTGCTGACATATGAGGAACAGGAGCTCTGTCAGGAGAAAATCGCGTGCTTCCTGGGCTACACGGCCATGACAG AGCCTGAGTCCTCGCTGGACCTGGAGCCCACCCCGGAGCCTACGCCAGAGCCCACACCAGAGCCCCAGCCTCGGAGCTCTGTGAGGGCCTCTTCCATGTGCCGCCGCAGCCTTCGGTCCCAGGGCCTGGAGTCCAGCCTCAGCTGTG GTCCCAGTGACTGCCCTGAGATGCCTCTTCCTCTGATCCCAGGTGAACGCCAGGCTGGGGATGGTACATCGCTCCCTGAGACCCCCAATCCCAAGATG ATGTCTGCCGTCTATGCAGAGCTTGAGTCTCGACTGAACAGCAGCTTCAAAGGGAAAATGGGGAGTGTGTCCAAATCCCGGGCCTCCCCACCAGGCCCTAGTCTGGCAGGCACAGCAG GGCCCAGGACCCTGTCCGGAGTCTCCTGGCCCAGTGAGCGGCTCCTGCCCTCCCCCTGCTACGACCCGCTGTGCTCAGGGGGCCTGGCCTCCCCCAGCAGCTCCGAGTCCCACCCTTACGCCAGCCTGGACAGCAGCAGGGCGCCCTCCCCCCAGCCAGGCCCCGGGCCCATCCACCCTGACAGCCCCCCCAGCCCGGACCCTGCCCGCCCGCCCAGCCGCAGGAAGCTCTTCACCTTCTCCCGCCCCGTCCGGAGCCGGGACACGGACCACTTTCTGGATGTGCTGAGCGAGCAGCTGGGCCCCAGGGTCATCGTGGATGATTTCCTGACACCTGAGAATGATTATGAGGAG ATGAGCTTCCATGATGACCAGGGAAGCTTTGTGACCAACGAGCGGAGCAGTGCCAGCGAGTGTCTCAGCAGCAGTGAAGAGGGCAGTTCCCTGACCTACTCTTCCATCTCTGACCACATTCCCCCGCCCCCACTCagtccccccccaccaccacccctgccTTTCCATGATCCCAAGCCCAGCTCCCGCACCTCTGATAGTACCAGGGGCCCCACTCAAGCCCTGACCAAGCCCCTTACCCAGCTTGGTCACCcagtcccacccccacccccaccaccccttCCTCCACCTGTGCCCTGTGCACCCCCCATGTTATCCCGGGGCCTGGGTCACCGGCGGAGTGAGACTAGCCACATGAGTGTCAAGCGCTTGCGGTGGGAGCAGGTGGAGAACTCGGAAGGCACTATTTGGGGGCAG CTCGGGGAGGACTCTGACTACGATAAACTGAGTGACATGGTGAAATACCTAGACCTGGAACTTCATTTCGGCACCCAGAAACCTACTA AGCCAGTGCCTGGGCCTGAGCCCTTCCGAAAGAAGGAGGTGGTGGAGATCCTGTCTCACAAGAAGGCCTACAACACCT CCATTCTCTTAGCACACCTGAAGCTGAGTCCCGCGGAACTGCGGCAGGTGCTCATGAGCATGGAGCCCCGGCGCTTGGAGCCCGCGCATCTGGCGCAGCTGCTGCTGTTCGCGCCCGATGCCGACGAGGAGCAGCGCTACCAGGCCTTCCGTGAGGCGCCCGGTCGCCTCAGCGAGCCGGATCAATTCGTTCTTCAG ATGCTGTCGGTTCCCGAATATAAAACCCGCCTGCGCAGCCTCCACTTCCAGGCCACCCTacaggagaagacagaggagaTCCGAGGCAGCCTCGAATGCTTACGACAGGCTTCCCTTGAGCTTAAAAACAGCCGGAAACTCGCCAAGATCTTGGAG TTTGTTTTGGCCATGGGCAACTATCTCAACGATGGACAGCCCAAAACCAACAAGACCACGGGCTTCAAGATCAACTTTCTGACAGAG CTGAACTCCACCAAGACAGTGGATGGGAAGTCTACCTTCCTGCACATCCTTGCCAAATCGCTGAGCCAGCACTtccctgaactcctgggctttGCTCAGGACCTGCCCACCGTGCCCCTGGCTGCCAAAG TGAACCAACGGGCCCTGACTGGCGACCTGGCTGACCTCCATGGCACCATCAGTGAGATTCAGGCTGCCTGCCAGACCATGTCCCCCTCCAGTGAGGACAGGTTTGCTGTGGTCATGGCG TCCTTCCTGGAGACTGCCCAGCCTGCACTTCGGGCACTGGATGGGCTGCAGCGAGAGGCCATGGAGGAACTGAGCAAGGCGCTGGCCTTCTTTGGGGAGGATTCCAAAGCAACCACCTCCGAGGCCTTCTTCGGCATTTTTGCGGAATTCATGAGCAAGTTTGAG CGAGCACTCAGCGACTTGCAGGCCGGGGAGGGCCCACGCAGCTCTGGGATGGCTTCACCTCTGGCCTGGTGA